One window of the Perca fluviatilis chromosome 5, GENO_Pfluv_1.0, whole genome shotgun sequence genome contains the following:
- the sp5l gene encoding sp5 transcription factor-like, whose amino-acid sequence MAALAIQRTDNFLHTFLQDRTPSSSPEGAPSALSFLATTCSQAWQVGGTMGSEGSQFPYESSVSSTSGMFQLWSNDMAPSTALSTHQMTFTVPKVQFPGHMQPGLGHHHHHTHHHHHHELPLTPPAEPPSSYSFELSPVKVLSSQPQSTGPYYPQHNSVGQNFPSFLQNSSARHHLPGGHVDEGQQWWSLPQTNATPTNHPFSLGRQLVLGHQPQIAALLQGTSKGLLSSTRRCRRCKCPNCQANGGGLEFGKKRLHICHIPECGKVYKKTSHLKAHLRWHAGERPFICNWLFCGKSFTRSDELQRHLRTHTGEKRFGCQQCGKRFMRSDHLSKHVKTHQTRKSRSGQPSQSTDPLLTNIKRE is encoded by the exons ATGGCTGCGCTGGCGATACAAAGGACTGACAACTTTTTGCACACCTTTTTACAG GACCGGACGCCCAGCTCCTCTCCAGAGGGAGCACCCAGCGCCCTCTCCTTCCTGGCCACAACCTGTAGCCAGGCCTGGCAGGTGGGAGGCACTATGGGCTCAGAAGGCTCCCAGTTCCCCTACGAAAGCTCCGTCAGCTCCACATCAGGAATGTTTCAGCTCTGGAGCAACGACATGGCACCCAGCACAGCCCTCAGCACACACCAGATGACCTTCACGGTGCCCAAGGTGCAGTTCCCCGGACACATGCAGCCTGGTCTGggtcaccatcatcatcacacccatcatcaccaccaccatgaGTTGCCTCTCACCCCCCCGGCTGAACCTCCCTCTTCCTACTCCTTCGAACTCTCCCCTGTCAAAGTTTTGTCCTCGCAGCCACAGTCCACCGGCCCCTATTACCCTCAGCACAACAGTGTGGGACAAAACTTCCCCAGCTTCCTCCAGAACTCCTCAGCCAGGCATCACTTGCCTGGAGGCCATGTGGACGAAGGGCAGCAATGGTGGAGCCTTCCCCAAACCAatgccaccccaaccaaccatCCCTTCTCCTTAGGCAGACAGCTGGTTTTGGGCCACCAGCCCCAGATAGCTGCTCTTCTCCAAGGCACCTCCAAGGGCTTGCTGAGCTCCACACGCCGCTGCCGCCGCTGCAAATGCCCCAACTGCCAGGCCAATGGCGGGGGGTTAGAGTTCGGAAAGAAGAGACTGCACATCTGCCACATCCCAGAGTGTGGCAAAGTGTACAAGAAGACCTCTCACCTCAAGGCACATCTGCGCTGGCATGCCGGGGAGAGGCCCTTCATCTGTAACTGGCTTTTCTGCGGTAAAAGCTTCACCCGTTCAGACGAGCTACAGCGGCACCTCCGCacacacactggagagaagcgcTTTGGATGCCAGCAGTGCGGCAAGAGGTTCATGAGGAGTGACCACCTCTCCAAACATGTCAAGACCCACCAGACCAGGAAGAGCCGGTCTGGGCAGCCATCACAGAGCACGGACCCTCTGCTCACTAATATCAAGAGAGAGTAA